Proteins encoded within one genomic window of Manis pentadactyla isolate mManPen7 chromosome 4, mManPen7.hap1, whole genome shotgun sequence:
- the PABPC4 gene encoding polyadenylate-binding protein 4 isoform X7 gives MNAAASSYPMASLYVGDLHSDVTEAMLYEKFSPAGPVLSIRVCRDMITRRSLGYAYVNFQQPADAERALDTMNFDVIKGKPIRIMWSQRDPSLRKSGVGNVFIKNLDKSIDNKALYDTFSAFGNILSCKVVCDENGSKGYAFVHFETQEAADKAIEKMNGMLLNDRKVFVGRFKSRKEREAELGAKAKEFTNVYIKNFGEEVDDESLKELFSQFGKTLSVKVMRDPSGKSKGFGFVSYEKHEDANKGVNLYIKNLDDTIDDEKLRKEFSPFGSITSAKVMLEDGRSKGFGFVCFSSPEEATKAVTEMNGRIVGSKPLYVALAQRKEERKAHLTNQYMQRVAGMRALPANAILNQFQPAAGGYFVPAVPQAQGRPPYYTPNQLAQMRPNPRWQQGGRPQGFQGMPSAIRQSGPRPTLRHLAPTGNAPASRGLPTTAQRVGSECPDRLAMDFGGAGAAQQGLTDSCQSGGVPTAVQSLAPRAAVAATTPRAVAPYKYASSVRSPHPAIQPLQAPQPAVHVQGQEPLTASMLAAAPPQEQKQMLGERLFPLIQTMHSNLAGKITGMLLEIDNSELLHMLESPESLRSKVDEAVAVLQAHHAKKEAAQKVGAVATATS, from the exons atgAACGCTGCGGCCAGCAGCTACCCCATGGCCTCCCTGTACGTGGGTGACCTGCACTCGGACGTCACCGAGGCCATGCTGTATGAAAAGTTCAGTCCTGCGGGGCCTGTACTGTCCATCCGGGTCTGCCGCGATATGATCACCCGCCGCTCCCTGGGTTATGCCTACGTCAACTTCCAGCAGCCGGCTGACG CTGAGCGGGCCTTGGACACCATGAACTTTGATGTGATTAAGGGAAAGCCTATCCGGATCATGTGGTCTCAGAGGGATCCCTCTTTGAGAAAATCTGGTGTGGGAAATGTCTTCATCAAGAACCTGGACAAATCTATAGATAACAAGGCACTTTATGATACTTTTTCTGCTTTTGGAAACATTCTGTCCTGCAAG gtggtgtgtgatGAGAACGGCTCTAAGGGTTATGCCTTTGTCCACTTCGAGACCCAAGAGGCTGCTGACAAGGCCATCGAGAAGATGAACGGCATGCTCCTCAATGACCGCAAAGT GTTCGTGGGCAGATTCAAGTCTCGAAAAGAACGGGAAGCTGAGCTTGGAGCCAAAGCCAAGGAATTCACCAATGTTTATATCAAAAACTTTGGGGAAGAAGTGGATGATGAGAGTCTGAAAGAACTATTTAGCCAGTTTG GTAAGACCCTAAGTGTCAAGGTGATGAGAGATCCCAGTGGGAAATCCAAAGGCTTTGGCTTTGTGAGTTACGAAAAACACGAGGATGCCAATAAG GGGGTGAATCTCTACATTAAGAACTTGGATGACACCATTGACGATGAGAAGTTAAGGAAAGAGTTTTCTCCTTTTGGGTCAATCACCAGTGCTAAG GTAATGCTGGAGGACGGGAGAAGCAAAGGATTTGGCTTTGTGTGCTTCTCATCTCCCGAAGAGGCAACCAAAGCCGTCACTGAGATGAATGGACGCATCGTGGGCTCCAAGCCACTCTACGTCGCCCTGGCACagcggaaagaagaaaggaaggcacACCTGACCAACCAGTACATGCAGCGGGTGGCAGGAATGAGAGCCCTCCCAGCCAACGCCATCTTAAACCAGTTCCAGCCTGCAGCTGGCGGCTACTTTGTGCCAGCGGTTCCCCAG GCTCAGGGAAGACCTCCATATTACACACCTAACCAGTTAGCACAGATGAGGCCTAATCCACGCTGGCAGCAAGGTGGGAGACCTCAAG GCTTCCAGGGAATGCCAAGTGCTATACGCCAGTCTGGGCCTCGTCCAACTCTTCGCCATCTGGCTCCAACTGGTAATGCTCCGGCCTCTCGTGGCCTCCCTACTACCGCTCAGAGAGTCG GGTCTGAGTGCCCGGACCGCTTGGCTATGGACTTTGGTGGGGCTGGTGCCGCCCAGCAAGGGCTGACTGACAGCTGCCAGTCTGGAG GTGTTCCCACAGCTGTGCAGAGCTTAGCACCTCGTGCTGCTGTCGCTGCCACTACTCCGCGGGCTGTTGCACCTTATAAATACGCCTCCAGTGTCCGCAGCCCTCACCCTGCCATCCAGCCTCTGCAG gCACCGCAGCCTGCTGTACACGTGCAGGGGCAGGAGCCCCTGACCGCCTCCATGCTGGCTGCAGCACCCCCCCAGGAACAGAAGCAGATGCTGG GAGAACGTTTGTTCCCACTCATCCAAACTATGCATTCAAACCTGGCTGGAAAGATCACAGGGATGCTGCTGGAGATCGACAATTCCGAGCTGCTGCACATGCTGGAGTCCCCTGAGTCCCTCCGCTCCAAG GTGGATGAGGCGGTGGCCGTTCTGCAGGCTCATCACGCCAAGAAAGAAGCTGCCCAGAAGGTGGGCGCTGTGGCCACTGCTACCTCTTAG
- the PABPC4 gene encoding polyadenylate-binding protein 4 isoform X1: MNAAASSYPMASLYVGDLHSDVTEAMLYEKFSPAGPVLSIRVCRDMITRRSLGYAYVNFQQPADAERALDTMNFDVIKGKPIRIMWSQRDPSLRKSGVGNVFIKNLDKSIDNKALYDTFSAFGNILSCKVVCDENGSKGYAFVHFETQEAADKAIEKMNGMLLNDRKVFVGRFKSRKEREAELGAKAKEFTNVYIKNFGEEVDDESLKELFSQFGKTLSVKVMRDPSGKSKGFGFVSYEKHEDANKAVEEMNGKEIGGKVIFVGRAQKKVERQAELKRKFEQLKQERISRYQGVNLYIKNLDDTIDDEKLRKEFSPFGSITSAKVMLEDGRSKGFGFVCFSSPEEATKAVTEMNGRIVGSKPLYVALAQRKEERKAHLTNQYMQRVAGMRALPANAILNQFQPAAGGYFVPAVPQAQGRPPYYTPNQLAQMRPNPRWQQGGRPQGFQGMPSAIRQSGPRPTLRHLAPTGNAPASRGLPTTAQRVGSECPDRLAMDFGGAGAAQQGLTDSCQSGGVPTAVQSLAPRAAVAATTPRAVAPYKYASSVRSPHPAIQPLQAPQPAVHVQGQEPLTASMLAAAPPQEQKQMLGERLFPLIQTMHSNLAGKITGMLLEIDNSELLHMLESPESLRSKVDEAVAVLQAHHAKKEAAQKVGAVATATS, encoded by the exons atgAACGCTGCGGCCAGCAGCTACCCCATGGCCTCCCTGTACGTGGGTGACCTGCACTCGGACGTCACCGAGGCCATGCTGTATGAAAAGTTCAGTCCTGCGGGGCCTGTACTGTCCATCCGGGTCTGCCGCGATATGATCACCCGCCGCTCCCTGGGTTATGCCTACGTCAACTTCCAGCAGCCGGCTGACG CTGAGCGGGCCTTGGACACCATGAACTTTGATGTGATTAAGGGAAAGCCTATCCGGATCATGTGGTCTCAGAGGGATCCCTCTTTGAGAAAATCTGGTGTGGGAAATGTCTTCATCAAGAACCTGGACAAATCTATAGATAACAAGGCACTTTATGATACTTTTTCTGCTTTTGGAAACATTCTGTCCTGCAAG gtggtgtgtgatGAGAACGGCTCTAAGGGTTATGCCTTTGTCCACTTCGAGACCCAAGAGGCTGCTGACAAGGCCATCGAGAAGATGAACGGCATGCTCCTCAATGACCGCAAAGT GTTCGTGGGCAGATTCAAGTCTCGAAAAGAACGGGAAGCTGAGCTTGGAGCCAAAGCCAAGGAATTCACCAATGTTTATATCAAAAACTTTGGGGAAGAAGTGGATGATGAGAGTCTGAAAGAACTATTTAGCCAGTTTG GTAAGACCCTAAGTGTCAAGGTGATGAGAGATCCCAGTGGGAAATCCAAAGGCTTTGGCTTTGTGAGTTACGAAAAACACGAGGATGCCAATAAG GCAGTGGAAgagatgaatggaaaagaaatcGGTGGGAAGGTCATTTTTGTAGGCCGAGCACAGAAGAAAGTAGAACGCCAGGCTGAGTTAAAACGGAAGTTTGAACAGCTGAAACAAGAGAGAATTAGTCGATACCAG GGGGTGAATCTCTACATTAAGAACTTGGATGACACCATTGACGATGAGAAGTTAAGGAAAGAGTTTTCTCCTTTTGGGTCAATCACCAGTGCTAAG GTAATGCTGGAGGACGGGAGAAGCAAAGGATTTGGCTTTGTGTGCTTCTCATCTCCCGAAGAGGCAACCAAAGCCGTCACTGAGATGAATGGACGCATCGTGGGCTCCAAGCCACTCTACGTCGCCCTGGCACagcggaaagaagaaaggaaggcacACCTGACCAACCAGTACATGCAGCGGGTGGCAGGAATGAGAGCCCTCCCAGCCAACGCCATCTTAAACCAGTTCCAGCCTGCAGCTGGCGGCTACTTTGTGCCAGCGGTTCCCCAG GCTCAGGGAAGACCTCCATATTACACACCTAACCAGTTAGCACAGATGAGGCCTAATCCACGCTGGCAGCAAGGTGGGAGACCTCAAG GCTTCCAGGGAATGCCAAGTGCTATACGCCAGTCTGGGCCTCGTCCAACTCTTCGCCATCTGGCTCCAACTGGTAATGCTCCGGCCTCTCGTGGCCTCCCTACTACCGCTCAGAGAGTCG GGTCTGAGTGCCCGGACCGCTTGGCTATGGACTTTGGTGGGGCTGGTGCCGCCCAGCAAGGGCTGACTGACAGCTGCCAGTCTGGAG GTGTTCCCACAGCTGTGCAGAGCTTAGCACCTCGTGCTGCTGTCGCTGCCACTACTCCGCGGGCTGTTGCACCTTATAAATACGCCTCCAGTGTCCGCAGCCCTCACCCTGCCATCCAGCCTCTGCAG gCACCGCAGCCTGCTGTACACGTGCAGGGGCAGGAGCCCCTGACCGCCTCCATGCTGGCTGCAGCACCCCCCCAGGAACAGAAGCAGATGCTGG GAGAACGTTTGTTCCCACTCATCCAAACTATGCATTCAAACCTGGCTGGAAAGATCACAGGGATGCTGCTGGAGATCGACAATTCCGAGCTGCTGCACATGCTGGAGTCCCCTGAGTCCCTCCGCTCCAAG GTGGATGAGGCGGTGGCCGTTCTGCAGGCTCATCACGCCAAGAAAGAAGCTGCCCAGAAGGTGGGCGCTGTGGCCACTGCTACCTCTTAG
- the PABPC4 gene encoding polyadenylate-binding protein 4 isoform X3, with translation MNAAASSYPMASLYVGDLHSDVTEAMLYEKFSPAGPVLSIRVCRDMITRRSLGYAYVNFQQPADAERALDTMNFDVIKGKPIRIMWSQRDPSLRKSGVGNVFIKNLDKSIDNKALYDTFSAFGNILSCKVVCDENGSKGYAFVHFETQEAADKAIEKMNGMLLNDRKVFVGRFKSRKEREAELGAKAKEFTNVYIKNFGEEVDDESLKELFSQFGKTLSVKVMRDPSGKSKGFGFVSYEKHEDANKAVEEMNGKEIGGKVIFVGRAQKKVERQAELKRKFEQLKQERISRYQGVNLYIKNLDDTIDDEKLRKEFSPFGSITSAKVMLEDGRSKGFGFVCFSSPEEATKAVTEMNGRIVGSKPLYVALAQRKEERKAHLTNQYMQRVAGMRALPANAILNQFQPAAGGYFVPAVPQAQGRPPYYTPNQLAQMRPNPRWQQGGRPQGFQGMPSAIRQSGPRPTLRHLAPTGSECPDRLAMDFGGAGAAQQGLTDSCQSGGVPTAVQSLAPRAAVAATTPRAVAPYKYASSVRSPHPAIQPLQAPQPAVHVQGQEPLTASMLAAAPPQEQKQMLGERLFPLIQTMHSNLAGKITGMLLEIDNSELLHMLESPESLRSKVDEAVAVLQAHHAKKEAAQKVGAVATATS, from the exons atgAACGCTGCGGCCAGCAGCTACCCCATGGCCTCCCTGTACGTGGGTGACCTGCACTCGGACGTCACCGAGGCCATGCTGTATGAAAAGTTCAGTCCTGCGGGGCCTGTACTGTCCATCCGGGTCTGCCGCGATATGATCACCCGCCGCTCCCTGGGTTATGCCTACGTCAACTTCCAGCAGCCGGCTGACG CTGAGCGGGCCTTGGACACCATGAACTTTGATGTGATTAAGGGAAAGCCTATCCGGATCATGTGGTCTCAGAGGGATCCCTCTTTGAGAAAATCTGGTGTGGGAAATGTCTTCATCAAGAACCTGGACAAATCTATAGATAACAAGGCACTTTATGATACTTTTTCTGCTTTTGGAAACATTCTGTCCTGCAAG gtggtgtgtgatGAGAACGGCTCTAAGGGTTATGCCTTTGTCCACTTCGAGACCCAAGAGGCTGCTGACAAGGCCATCGAGAAGATGAACGGCATGCTCCTCAATGACCGCAAAGT GTTCGTGGGCAGATTCAAGTCTCGAAAAGAACGGGAAGCTGAGCTTGGAGCCAAAGCCAAGGAATTCACCAATGTTTATATCAAAAACTTTGGGGAAGAAGTGGATGATGAGAGTCTGAAAGAACTATTTAGCCAGTTTG GTAAGACCCTAAGTGTCAAGGTGATGAGAGATCCCAGTGGGAAATCCAAAGGCTTTGGCTTTGTGAGTTACGAAAAACACGAGGATGCCAATAAG GCAGTGGAAgagatgaatggaaaagaaatcGGTGGGAAGGTCATTTTTGTAGGCCGAGCACAGAAGAAAGTAGAACGCCAGGCTGAGTTAAAACGGAAGTTTGAACAGCTGAAACAAGAGAGAATTAGTCGATACCAG GGGGTGAATCTCTACATTAAGAACTTGGATGACACCATTGACGATGAGAAGTTAAGGAAAGAGTTTTCTCCTTTTGGGTCAATCACCAGTGCTAAG GTAATGCTGGAGGACGGGAGAAGCAAAGGATTTGGCTTTGTGTGCTTCTCATCTCCCGAAGAGGCAACCAAAGCCGTCACTGAGATGAATGGACGCATCGTGGGCTCCAAGCCACTCTACGTCGCCCTGGCACagcggaaagaagaaaggaaggcacACCTGACCAACCAGTACATGCAGCGGGTGGCAGGAATGAGAGCCCTCCCAGCCAACGCCATCTTAAACCAGTTCCAGCCTGCAGCTGGCGGCTACTTTGTGCCAGCGGTTCCCCAG GCTCAGGGAAGACCTCCATATTACACACCTAACCAGTTAGCACAGATGAGGCCTAATCCACGCTGGCAGCAAGGTGGGAGACCTCAAG GCTTCCAGGGAATGCCAAGTGCTATACGCCAGTCTGGGCCTCGTCCAACTCTTCGCCATCTGGCTCCAACTG GGTCTGAGTGCCCGGACCGCTTGGCTATGGACTTTGGTGGGGCTGGTGCCGCCCAGCAAGGGCTGACTGACAGCTGCCAGTCTGGAG GTGTTCCCACAGCTGTGCAGAGCTTAGCACCTCGTGCTGCTGTCGCTGCCACTACTCCGCGGGCTGTTGCACCTTATAAATACGCCTCCAGTGTCCGCAGCCCTCACCCTGCCATCCAGCCTCTGCAG gCACCGCAGCCTGCTGTACACGTGCAGGGGCAGGAGCCCCTGACCGCCTCCATGCTGGCTGCAGCACCCCCCCAGGAACAGAAGCAGATGCTGG GAGAACGTTTGTTCCCACTCATCCAAACTATGCATTCAAACCTGGCTGGAAAGATCACAGGGATGCTGCTGGAGATCGACAATTCCGAGCTGCTGCACATGCTGGAGTCCCCTGAGTCCCTCCGCTCCAAG GTGGATGAGGCGGTGGCCGTTCTGCAGGCTCATCACGCCAAGAAAGAAGCTGCCCAGAAGGTGGGCGCTGTGGCCACTGCTACCTCTTAG
- the PABPC4 gene encoding polyadenylate-binding protein 4 isoform X6: MNAAASSYPMASLYVGDLHSDVTEAMLYEKFSPAGPVLSIRVCRDMITRRSLGYAYVNFQQPADAERALDTMNFDVIKGKPIRIMWSQRDPSLRKSGVGNVFIKNLDKSIDNKALYDTFSAFGNILSCKVVCDENGSKGYAFVHFETQEAADKAIEKMNGMLLNDRKVFVGRFKSRKEREAELGAKAKEFTNVYIKNFGEEVDDESLKELFSQFGKTLSVKVMRDPSGKSKGFGFVSYEKHEDANKAVEEMNGKEIGGKVIFVGRAQKKVERQAELKRKFEQLKQERISRYQGVNLYIKNLDDTIDDEKLRKEFSPFGSITSAKVMLEDGRSKGFGFVCFSSPEEATKAVTEMNGRIVGSKPLYVALAQRKEERKAHLTNQYMQRVAGMRALPANAILNQFQPAAGGYFVPAVPQAQGRPPYYTPNQLAQMRPNPRWQQGGRPQGFQGMPSAIRQSGPRPTLRHLAPTGVPTAVQSLAPRAAVAATTPRAVAPYKYASSVRSPHPAIQPLQAPQPAVHVQGQEPLTASMLAAAPPQEQKQMLGERLFPLIQTMHSNLAGKITGMLLEIDNSELLHMLESPESLRSKVDEAVAVLQAHHAKKEAAQKVGAVATATS, translated from the exons atgAACGCTGCGGCCAGCAGCTACCCCATGGCCTCCCTGTACGTGGGTGACCTGCACTCGGACGTCACCGAGGCCATGCTGTATGAAAAGTTCAGTCCTGCGGGGCCTGTACTGTCCATCCGGGTCTGCCGCGATATGATCACCCGCCGCTCCCTGGGTTATGCCTACGTCAACTTCCAGCAGCCGGCTGACG CTGAGCGGGCCTTGGACACCATGAACTTTGATGTGATTAAGGGAAAGCCTATCCGGATCATGTGGTCTCAGAGGGATCCCTCTTTGAGAAAATCTGGTGTGGGAAATGTCTTCATCAAGAACCTGGACAAATCTATAGATAACAAGGCACTTTATGATACTTTTTCTGCTTTTGGAAACATTCTGTCCTGCAAG gtggtgtgtgatGAGAACGGCTCTAAGGGTTATGCCTTTGTCCACTTCGAGACCCAAGAGGCTGCTGACAAGGCCATCGAGAAGATGAACGGCATGCTCCTCAATGACCGCAAAGT GTTCGTGGGCAGATTCAAGTCTCGAAAAGAACGGGAAGCTGAGCTTGGAGCCAAAGCCAAGGAATTCACCAATGTTTATATCAAAAACTTTGGGGAAGAAGTGGATGATGAGAGTCTGAAAGAACTATTTAGCCAGTTTG GTAAGACCCTAAGTGTCAAGGTGATGAGAGATCCCAGTGGGAAATCCAAAGGCTTTGGCTTTGTGAGTTACGAAAAACACGAGGATGCCAATAAG GCAGTGGAAgagatgaatggaaaagaaatcGGTGGGAAGGTCATTTTTGTAGGCCGAGCACAGAAGAAAGTAGAACGCCAGGCTGAGTTAAAACGGAAGTTTGAACAGCTGAAACAAGAGAGAATTAGTCGATACCAG GGGGTGAATCTCTACATTAAGAACTTGGATGACACCATTGACGATGAGAAGTTAAGGAAAGAGTTTTCTCCTTTTGGGTCAATCACCAGTGCTAAG GTAATGCTGGAGGACGGGAGAAGCAAAGGATTTGGCTTTGTGTGCTTCTCATCTCCCGAAGAGGCAACCAAAGCCGTCACTGAGATGAATGGACGCATCGTGGGCTCCAAGCCACTCTACGTCGCCCTGGCACagcggaaagaagaaaggaaggcacACCTGACCAACCAGTACATGCAGCGGGTGGCAGGAATGAGAGCCCTCCCAGCCAACGCCATCTTAAACCAGTTCCAGCCTGCAGCTGGCGGCTACTTTGTGCCAGCGGTTCCCCAG GCTCAGGGAAGACCTCCATATTACACACCTAACCAGTTAGCACAGATGAGGCCTAATCCACGCTGGCAGCAAGGTGGGAGACCTCAAG GCTTCCAGGGAATGCCAAGTGCTATACGCCAGTCTGGGCCTCGTCCAACTCTTCGCCATCTGGCTCCAACTG GTGTTCCCACAGCTGTGCAGAGCTTAGCACCTCGTGCTGCTGTCGCTGCCACTACTCCGCGGGCTGTTGCACCTTATAAATACGCCTCCAGTGTCCGCAGCCCTCACCCTGCCATCCAGCCTCTGCAG gCACCGCAGCCTGCTGTACACGTGCAGGGGCAGGAGCCCCTGACCGCCTCCATGCTGGCTGCAGCACCCCCCCAGGAACAGAAGCAGATGCTGG GAGAACGTTTGTTCCCACTCATCCAAACTATGCATTCAAACCTGGCTGGAAAGATCACAGGGATGCTGCTGGAGATCGACAATTCCGAGCTGCTGCACATGCTGGAGTCCCCTGAGTCCCTCCGCTCCAAG GTGGATGAGGCGGTGGCCGTTCTGCAGGCTCATCACGCCAAGAAAGAAGCTGCCCAGAAGGTGGGCGCTGTGGCCACTGCTACCTCTTAG
- the PABPC4 gene encoding polyadenylate-binding protein 4 isoform X4, giving the protein MNAAASSYPMASLYVGDLHSDVTEAMLYEKFSPAGPVLSIRVCRDMITRRSLGYAYVNFQQPADAERALDTMNFDVIKGKPIRIMWSQRDPSLRKSGVGNVFIKNLDKSIDNKALYDTFSAFGNILSCKVVCDENGSKGYAFVHFETQEAADKAIEKMNGMLLNDRKVFVGRFKSRKEREAELGAKAKEFTNVYIKNFGEEVDDESLKELFSQFGKTLSVKVMRDPSGKSKGFGFVSYEKHEDANKAVEEMNGKEIGGKVIFVGRAQKKVERQAELKRKFEQLKQERISRYQGVNLYIKNLDDTIDDEKLRKEFSPFGSITSAKVMLEDGRSKGFGFVCFSSPEEATKAVTEMNGRIVGSKPLYVALAQRKEERKAHLTNQYMQRVAGMRALPANAILNQFQPAAGGYFVPAVPQAQGRPPYYTPNQLAQMRPNPRWQQGGRPQGFQGMPSAIRQSGPRPTLRHLAPTGNAPASRGLPTTAQRVGVPTAVQSLAPRAAVAATTPRAVAPYKYASSVRSPHPAIQPLQAPQPAVHVQGQEPLTASMLAAAPPQEQKQMLGERLFPLIQTMHSNLAGKITGMLLEIDNSELLHMLESPESLRSKVDEAVAVLQAHHAKKEAAQKVGAVATATS; this is encoded by the exons atgAACGCTGCGGCCAGCAGCTACCCCATGGCCTCCCTGTACGTGGGTGACCTGCACTCGGACGTCACCGAGGCCATGCTGTATGAAAAGTTCAGTCCTGCGGGGCCTGTACTGTCCATCCGGGTCTGCCGCGATATGATCACCCGCCGCTCCCTGGGTTATGCCTACGTCAACTTCCAGCAGCCGGCTGACG CTGAGCGGGCCTTGGACACCATGAACTTTGATGTGATTAAGGGAAAGCCTATCCGGATCATGTGGTCTCAGAGGGATCCCTCTTTGAGAAAATCTGGTGTGGGAAATGTCTTCATCAAGAACCTGGACAAATCTATAGATAACAAGGCACTTTATGATACTTTTTCTGCTTTTGGAAACATTCTGTCCTGCAAG gtggtgtgtgatGAGAACGGCTCTAAGGGTTATGCCTTTGTCCACTTCGAGACCCAAGAGGCTGCTGACAAGGCCATCGAGAAGATGAACGGCATGCTCCTCAATGACCGCAAAGT GTTCGTGGGCAGATTCAAGTCTCGAAAAGAACGGGAAGCTGAGCTTGGAGCCAAAGCCAAGGAATTCACCAATGTTTATATCAAAAACTTTGGGGAAGAAGTGGATGATGAGAGTCTGAAAGAACTATTTAGCCAGTTTG GTAAGACCCTAAGTGTCAAGGTGATGAGAGATCCCAGTGGGAAATCCAAAGGCTTTGGCTTTGTGAGTTACGAAAAACACGAGGATGCCAATAAG GCAGTGGAAgagatgaatggaaaagaaatcGGTGGGAAGGTCATTTTTGTAGGCCGAGCACAGAAGAAAGTAGAACGCCAGGCTGAGTTAAAACGGAAGTTTGAACAGCTGAAACAAGAGAGAATTAGTCGATACCAG GGGGTGAATCTCTACATTAAGAACTTGGATGACACCATTGACGATGAGAAGTTAAGGAAAGAGTTTTCTCCTTTTGGGTCAATCACCAGTGCTAAG GTAATGCTGGAGGACGGGAGAAGCAAAGGATTTGGCTTTGTGTGCTTCTCATCTCCCGAAGAGGCAACCAAAGCCGTCACTGAGATGAATGGACGCATCGTGGGCTCCAAGCCACTCTACGTCGCCCTGGCACagcggaaagaagaaaggaaggcacACCTGACCAACCAGTACATGCAGCGGGTGGCAGGAATGAGAGCCCTCCCAGCCAACGCCATCTTAAACCAGTTCCAGCCTGCAGCTGGCGGCTACTTTGTGCCAGCGGTTCCCCAG GCTCAGGGAAGACCTCCATATTACACACCTAACCAGTTAGCACAGATGAGGCCTAATCCACGCTGGCAGCAAGGTGGGAGACCTCAAG GCTTCCAGGGAATGCCAAGTGCTATACGCCAGTCTGGGCCTCGTCCAACTCTTCGCCATCTGGCTCCAACTGGTAATGCTCCGGCCTCTCGTGGCCTCCCTACTACCGCTCAGAGAGTCG GTGTTCCCACAGCTGTGCAGAGCTTAGCACCTCGTGCTGCTGTCGCTGCCACTACTCCGCGGGCTGTTGCACCTTATAAATACGCCTCCAGTGTCCGCAGCCCTCACCCTGCCATCCAGCCTCTGCAG gCACCGCAGCCTGCTGTACACGTGCAGGGGCAGGAGCCCCTGACCGCCTCCATGCTGGCTGCAGCACCCCCCCAGGAACAGAAGCAGATGCTGG GAGAACGTTTGTTCCCACTCATCCAAACTATGCATTCAAACCTGGCTGGAAAGATCACAGGGATGCTGCTGGAGATCGACAATTCCGAGCTGCTGCACATGCTGGAGTCCCCTGAGTCCCTCCGCTCCAAG GTGGATGAGGCGGTGGCCGTTCTGCAGGCTCATCACGCCAAGAAAGAAGCTGCCCAGAAGGTGGGCGCTGTGGCCACTGCTACCTCTTAG